A window from Pseudomonas sp. MRSN 12121 encodes these proteins:
- a CDS encoding HopJ type III effector protein — MTDLNTLRASLKSGEHAFADTLAFVAAGYDYQPQAFDNGGVANAAGQNEGSCKTLGLALLEGLSDEEALLAFGEHYRSVLATPQGSDHGNIRALIAHGLAGVKFAQQPLKRR; from the coding sequence ATGACTGACCTGAACACCCTGCGCGCCAGCCTCAAGAGCGGCGAACATGCCTTCGCCGATACCCTGGCCTTCGTCGCCGCCGGCTACGACTACCAGCCGCAGGCCTTCGACAACGGTGGCGTGGCGAACGCCGCCGGGCAGAACGAAGGTTCGTGCAAGACCCTGGGCCTTGCCCTGCTGGAAGGCTTGAGCGACGAAGAGGCGCTGCTGGCGTTCGGCGAACATTACCGTTCGGTGCTGGCCACCCCGCAAGGCAGCGACCACGGCAATATCCGCGCGCTGATCGCCCATGGCCTGGCGGGCGTGAAGTTCGCACAGCAGCCGCTCAAGCGCCGCTGA